ACCGAGGTATCGATGCTGATTTAATTTCTGCTGCTTCATCATCCGGATAAAAATCCTGTATCATACCAAGATGAATGaatataaagaagaaaaaaaaaaacaaagtatttGAAGTTTGTGGAAAGTGACTACCGGTGCCAAGACGAGTGAGTTTAGATTCGGACAGCTCTCAAGAAGAGTTGGCAGCACGTCCAGACACCACATAAAAATCTTTGTTCTCAAACGAGAGAGGTTGCGAAACTGAGGCAGTACCAGTGGGTCGAATTCAATGTGGTAATGGAGAAACTGCTCTcaccaaaacaaaaatacttAGATGCAagttatatatgaatttttcacaaagctatatatatatatatatacctccaCAATATGCTCAGAGAGCTTCAAATCAGTAACACGAGAGATGCTAGTAAAGAAGTTACGGATCATATCTCGCTTATCTCGCTTTGGTAACTCGATTACATCAGCAGTATCATTCTCACcgaaaataaaaacaaggttGACCTTGGCCAAGGACCCTGTATTGGTAATTATTTTACTATCAGATAGATCTTCTTCGAACTTCAAGAACTCGAGTTTAGGAGAATCAATGAAAACTCCTGAGCCATCATCAAAGTCATCGTCTTCACCTAACAAAAAGTCTATATGAAGACTCGTTAAGGACTGAGAGCACACACGTAAAACCTTGATCTTATCCGGTGCCATTCTAACAATGCTCAGATCCTCAAGAACAGAGCAAGACGAGATAAACAGCTCCAGGCTGGCGTCGTTTGCGTATACGTTGTGTTCTAACACCATTTTCTTGAGACAAGGTAAAGACACAGACTCGAACTCGCCCAAGGAGACACGATGGAGTCTTAGATACACTAAAGTGTCGCAGCATACGTATAGACTCCGGGGAATCGCTTCTAGAAACTTACGGTTCACGAGACACTCGACGTAGAGATGGTTAAGTTTGGACGAAGACACAGAGTCTATCCACCGCGTGACGCAGGGAGGAGAATCATCCACGTTGTTCTTTCGAACACTTAGCTTCAGCTTGTGTAGGATCGAGTTCTGTTCTCTAGAGAAATCGAGGAACCTATCGATGAAACTAACGAAGGCGTTGTGATTTGGGAACTCGTTAGCGTTCAGAGTCAACGCGGGGATCGAAAGGTAGAGAGTTTTCCACCGTTTGGAGAGAAGGCTGGTTCGAACGGCTTCCTTTGTGGTCGGGAGATGGGAGAGTATCTGAGAGATGAGAGAATCTGGTAGCTTGCTTATCGTATCCACCTCCTCTCTAGGTCTTTTACAGAATCGGAAGTAATCTTCCCATATGTCGCACGTCTCTTCCGATGAGCTTTCTTCCATTCAAAGATTCGATTCCACAGAGAGAGACAACGTTGGAAGCTATGTCTGCTGACGCAATCAGTCACCACCACGAGTAATCAGAAGCTGTTATTAAGTGGCACTCATTTTCCACATGGCGAATCGAATCCGAGACCCAACGGTTTCGTTTAGGGTTTTGGATTTTTCGGaagagacgaagaagaagacgttgTCGCTCAAGTCCTCAGGGTTTTAGAAGGGCCTGGCCCAAACATGtttggatttattttttttataaattattcttaacaaaagaaaaatacttttttttttcttatttcaaccattgataaaataaaatttagataacTTGTACAAATATGTGTAAAAGATTCGATATTAAAAATTACTAGactgtaaatataattttgaaactgCATTGTATAACCACTAGTTTTTACctcaaatttttaaatt
This portion of the Raphanus sativus cultivar WK10039 unplaced genomic scaffold, ASM80110v3 Scaffold0601, whole genome shotgun sequence genome encodes:
- the LOC108847175 gene encoding FBD-associated F-box protein At5g22730, producing MEESSSEETCDIWEDYFRFCKRPREEVDTISKLPDSLISQILSHLPTTKEAVRTSLLSKRWKTLYLSIPALTLNANEFPNHNAFVSFIDRFLDFSREQNSILHKLKLSVRKNNVDDSPPCVTRWIDSVSSSKLNHLYVECLVNRKFLEAIPRSLYVCCDTLVYLRLHRVSLGEFESVSLPCLKKMVLEHNVYANDASLELFISSCSVLEDLSIVRMAPDKIKVLRVCSQSLTSLHIDFLLGEDDDFDDGSGVFIDSPKLEFLKFEEDLSDSKIITNTGSLAKVNLVFIFGENDTADVIELPKRDKRDMIRNFFTSISRVTDLKLSEHIVEFLHYHIEFDPLVLPQFRNLSRLRTKIFMWCLDVLPTLLESCPNLNSLVLAPDFYPDDEAAEIKSASIPRCLQSSLEYVEIKSFNGSPDRMKVARYFVENSLVLKKLVLDARCKTMEQGCYITEQGFSMFRDLLSLPRPSSACQILLK